One genomic window of Arachis hypogaea cultivar Tifrunner chromosome 8, arahy.Tifrunner.gnm2.J5K5, whole genome shotgun sequence includes the following:
- the LOC140174711 gene encoding uncharacterized protein produces MADFIVEMTPRNPTPESWKLHIDGSSNVTSGGAGVILENQNGVIIEQSVQYEFPVSNNQAEYEALLAGLALAKDVGAKVLEVSTDSQVVSSQINGDYQTRDSLLQQYLAKVNELKEGFNHITIRHVPRERNTRADLLSKLASTKPGHGNKSRIQEVVKSPSISTTANACLTLSSQESWTYTILQYLLNRTLPENPK; encoded by the coding sequence ATGGCTGACTTCATCGTCGAAATGACTCCCAGAAACCCCACTCCCGAGTCATGGAAGCTGCACATCGACGGCTCATCAAACGTCACCTCCGGAGGTGCCGGGGTCATACTCGAAAACCAAAACGGGGTCATAATCGAACAGTCAGTACAATATGAATTCCCAGTTTCTAATAATcaagcagaatacgaggccctcCTAGCAGGCCTAGCCCTAGCCAAAGACGTCGGAGCAAAAGTCTTGGAAGTAAGCACCGATTCACAGGTAGTCAGCTCCCAAATCAACGGAGACTACCAAACAAGAGACTCTCTACTCCAACAATACCTCGCCAAGGTGAACGAATTAAAAGAAGGGTTCAATCACATCACCATACGACACGTTCCCAGAGAACGAAACACCAGAGCGGATCTCCTCTCCAAgctagctagcaccaaaccaggacacGGCAACAAATCTCGAATTCAGGAAGTCGTCAAATCGCCCTCCATATCCACAACGGCTAACGCTTGCTTGACACTCTCTAGCCAAGAATCATGGACCTACACTATCCTACAATACCTCCTCAACAGAACACTACCTGAAAACCCCAAATAG
- the LOC140174712 gene encoding uncharacterized protein, which yields MGATPFTERILKAKLPKGFNKPTDMKYDGTKDPQEHLTAFEAKMNLEGVADAVRCRAFPVTLAGPAIKWFNALPNESIAGFHNITRKFMAQFTTRITKAKHPISLLGVTQKQDESTRKYLDRFNDECLTVDGLTDSFASLSLTNGLMNEDFRKHLTTKPVWTMHEIQNVAKDYINDEEVSQVVAANKRQHNHTQHGNPAPRHNSPPIENQRDHPKLTNTSRPPRIGKFSNYKPLTAPITKIYHQIADRGIISKARQLKERTGGNKTLYCDYHRGYGHRTQDCFDHKDALEQAIRDGKLSEFAKFIREPKRAERDRSPEREGRNPRTQKQPPRESPEEDPTIIVNVITGKDVSRKSKLTLKKDLKVMAVRNQTPTTAAANTMTFLPEDCQHGTSAEDTPFVISARIGTGLVRRILVDTGADSNILFRGAFNKLGLHNDNLQTHRNGVTGLGDNFLKPDGSITLPIPIGTSNQKKTILFEFVVLKDSTAYNVILERKTINDFSAVIFTKYLLMKFRTEDGSISTIHGDREVAAECDNTSLALRKKSWDAVGIFLADLHARQDGQPRPEPEGDMEKLQIGPTKEEYTFINRNLPYDLKEDLSQLLKQNRNLFAFTPADMPGINPDLMSHRLAVDPKAKPVAQRRRKMSPDRAAEVKRKVKALLEANFIRKLPYTTWLANVVLVKKSNGKWRIFMDAYSGYNQILMYRPDEEKTAFITPDGTYCYTMMPFVLKNARATYQRLVNKIFQNLSGSKLEVYIDDMLAKTESSEQLISDLKVIMNTLRKHQMRLNPAKCAFGMEAGKFLDFMITQRGVEANSEKCHAVLEMTSPKNLKDIQKLTG from the exons ATGGGAGCCACACCTTTCACGGAAAGGATCTTGAAAGCAAAACTCCCCAAAGGTTTCAATAAACCCACTGACATGAAGTACGACGGAACCAAAGATCCCCAAGAACATCTAACGGCTTTCGAGGCCAAGATGAACCTAGAAGGAGTGGCCGACGCAGTCCGATGCAGGGCCTTCCCGGTGACCCTAGCCGGGCCagcaatcaaatggttcaacgccctcccgaaCGAATCCATAGCTGGTTTTCACAACATCACACGAaagttcatggcccagttcacgACCAGAATCACTAAAGctaaacaccccatcagcttgcTAGGGGTCACACAAAAACAGGACGAATCCACAAGgaaatacctcgaccgcttcaacgacGAATGTCTAACGGTCGACGGGCTCACGGATTCATTCGCAAGTCTTTCCTTAACCAACGGGCTCATGAACGAAGACTTCCGCAAACACCTTACCACCAAACCCGTTtggaccatgcacgagatccaaAACGTCGCCAAAGATTACATAAATGACGAAGAGGTCAGCCAGGTCGTCGCTGCCAACAAGCGGCAACACAACCACACCCAACATGGCAACCCGGCACCACGACATAACTCACCACCCATAGAAAATCAAAGGGACCACCCCAAACTGACAAACACAAGCCGACCACCAAGAATCGGCAAATTCTCTAATTACAAGCCCCTGACAGCACCAATTACCAagatataccaccaaatagcagatcgaGGCATCATATCGAAAGCCCGACAACTCAAAGAAAGAACGGGAGGCAACAAAACCCTTTACTGCGACTACCACCGAGGATACGGGCACAGGACACAAGACTGTTTCGACCATAAAGACGCCCTCGAACAAGCCATACGAGATGGCAAGCTCTCAGAGTTCGCCAAATTCATCAGAGAACCAAAACGTGCGGAGAGAGACAGGTCACCAGAAAGAGAAGGGCGCAACCCAAGAACGCAAAAACAACCCCCTAGGGAAAGCCCAGAGGAAGACCCAACCATCATAGTAAACGTCATCACAGGCAAAGACGTATCGAGGAAGTCAAAATTAACACTGAAAAAAGATCTCAAAGTGATGGCCGTCAGAAACCAAACTCCAACCACCGCGGCCGCCAATACGATGACCTTCCTACCTGAGGACTGCCAGCACGGCACCTCGGCTGAAGACACCCCTTTCGTCATCTCGGCAAGGATTGGAACAGGACTAGTACGAAGGATACTGGTGGACACCGGTGCAGACTCAAACATCCTCTTCCGAGGAGCCTTCAACAAACTCGGGCTCCACAACGAcaacctccaaacacaccgcAACGGTGTCACAGGACTCGGAGACAACTTTCTTAAACCGGACGGCTCAATCACCCTCCCCATCCCCATAGGGACAAGTAACCAGAAGAAGACAATCCTATTTGAATTCGtagtcctaaaagactccacCGCCTATAACGTGATTCTCGAAAGAAAAACAATCAATGACTTTTCCGCcgtcatctttaccaaatacctcctcATGAAGTTCAGAACCGAAGACGGCTCCATCAGTACTATCCACGGAGACCGAGAGGTCGCAGCAGAgtgcgacaacaccagcctagcTCTACGAAAGAAATCCTGGGATGCGGTCGGAATATTCCTAGCCGACCTACACGCTCGACAAGACGGCCAACCCAGGCCAGAGCCAGAAGGTGACATGGAAAAACTACAAATAGGGCCGACCAAAGAAGAATACACCTTCATTAACAGGAACCTCCCATATGACCTTAAAGAAGACCTTTCCCAACTCCTGAAACAAAACAGAAATTTGTTCGCATTtacaccagccgacatgccgggaataAACCCCGATCTAATGTCCCACCGGCTAGCCGTGGACCCCAAAGCCAAACCAGTAGCACAAAGGAGACGAAAGATGTCACCAGACCGAGCCGCCGAGGTAAAAAGGAAAGTTAAAGCCCTACTCGAAGCCAACTTCATCAGGAAACTCCCCTACACGACCTGGCTAGCCAATGTCGTACTAGTGAAGAAATCTaacgggaagtggcggat cttcatggacgcatactctggCTACAACCAGATTCTGATGTACCGACCTGACGAGGAAAAAACAGCATTCATCACCCCAGACGGGACATACTGCTACACAATGATGCCCTTCGTCCTGAAAAACGCCAGAGCCACCTACCAAAGACTTGTCAACAAGATATTCCAAAACCTATCCGGAAGCAAACTAGAAGTttacatagacgacatgctcgccaAGACCGAATCCAGCGAACAACTCATCAGCGACCTCAAGGTTATAATGAACACCCTACGAAAGCAccaaatgcgactcaacccggcaaAATGTGCCTTCGGGATGGAGGCAGGGAAGTTCCTCGACTTTATGATCACACAACGCGGAGTTGAAGCAAACTCGGAGAAATGTCACGCCGTCCTTGAGATGACGAGCCCAAAAAACCTTAAGGACATCCAAAAGCTCACCGGCTGA